The Ziziphus jujuba cultivar Dongzao chromosome 5, ASM3175591v1 genome segment GAAATTCATTGTAattattaaagagaaaaaaaatccaaaataataaaaatacgtaCCAGCTCTTTTATACAAAACACATAAAGATGGTAACTAAACGACAGCATTCCAAATGCTATGAGCCAATGACTTTGCGACATCCCAATCACAATGTCGTGTAAACATTTACAACCAaacattttcttcaattttcattAATGACCAATTTTTCTGTAAATACAAAACTAAGGGAAGGGTATTTAAGCAATTTCTTATCGTTATACACGGAAGGATGTCGTTCGCAGTTTTCAAAAACTACATGTCGTCCTTGTCGCGTGCgattataataattttggtCAAAGATTTTGGATAGGCCAGTCTATGTTTGTGGTATCTGAAAATTCCACTGTTTGGATTGAAGGGATTTGGTAAATTCTTGTCACTGGGCCATGTCTAAGCTCGGTGACGACGAACTAAGCTTAATTCTCAACTGGGTCAATGACAGGAATGACAGAAAATCATTCTCTGAGGTCTGCAAGCATTGGCTCAGGGTTGAGGGTCTAGCTCGCTCATCGATACGGGTTTTCGAGCTCGATCGTCTCCCTCATTTATTATCAAGATTCCCAAATCTAGTCACTTTCGAAACGTCAGAGTTCATCACTGACACTGACCTCGCAATCTTAGCTCGAAAATGTCCCAGAATCGAGGTCGTCAACTTCGCCATCAAACGACCGCGACTAGTGGATTCCGACAATTTTGATGGGCAATCGAGTTACCATGATGTTGGGGACGAAGGTCTAATCGCTTTAGCAAATGGGTGTCCGAAATTGTCCAAGGTCTCAATGAGGAGGAGGAAGAATATTGGAAATGCTGGGGTTTTGTCGCTCTTAGAATCGGCAAAGTGTTTGACGAATTTGGATTTCGGGTGGTGTAGTTTGGTCTCGGACGAAGCCCTCGAAGCAATCGGGTCGGCAAATTCAATCACCGTATTGAATTTGCTGGGCTGTTCTTTGATTACGGACCGTGGATTGGCTTGGCTTTCAAATGGGTCATCttcaaaaaccataaaaaagctA includes the following:
- the LOC112492009 gene encoding F-box/LRR-repeat protein 4 gives rise to the protein MSKLGDDELSLILNWVNDRNDRKSFSEVCKHWLRVEGLARSSIRVFELDRLPHLLSRFPNLVTFETSEFITDTDLAILARKCPRIEVVNFAIKRPRLVDSDNFDGQSSYHDVGDEGLIALANGCPKLSKVSMRRRKNIGNAGVLSLLESAKCLTNLDFGWCSLVSDEALEAIGSANSITVLNLLGCSLITDRGLAWLSNGSSSKTIKKLVLAECDRITDCGVTLLQRMSGLEELNLAECGPKITDIGGVAIAAIQSLKRLNLSWLVNVSDPTLVALAENCPVLANLDVTGCELVTGAGVRAFAGHGCLEVFVLPSCYNVNVLDVEHLAVGCRSLQIIVLDKGLRIWVTTQIHDRIGRFCNLVWR